One genomic region from Chthonomonas calidirosea T49 encodes:
- a CDS encoding RNA polymerase sigma factor, with the protein MNSDATALSVSDTLWSKEEKDELAAFEELVKIGFVQACRVGIPCLEREDCAHDFAVHLFHKALSDGLMSNKPYLHRSAHNFACNYLRALKPCTCLDEIPERDLQMNFKPEFLRAELRCLFQQILPLLTPLQQDVLQRYYYGEESLLQIASSLRITVSGAKMHLHRARVKLRLIIEEDVAKPTLSHQKPRRLLRKRQATKEQSESRDDSNPYPSNPEELP; encoded by the coding sequence ATGAACTCAGATGCCACTGCATTATCAGTCTCCGATACGCTATGGTCTAAAGAAGAAAAGGACGAATTGGCGGCATTCGAGGAGTTGGTGAAAATCGGCTTCGTTCAAGCCTGCCGTGTCGGAATCCCTTGCCTCGAACGTGAAGACTGTGCCCATGACTTTGCCGTGCACCTCTTTCACAAAGCGCTCTCTGATGGCCTCATGAGCAATAAGCCGTACCTCCATCGCTCAGCCCACAACTTCGCCTGTAACTACCTCCGCGCTCTAAAGCCCTGTACTTGTCTTGATGAGATACCCGAACGCGATCTCCAGATGAACTTTAAGCCCGAATTCCTTCGCGCCGAGCTTCGCTGCCTCTTTCAGCAGATCCTCCCGCTGTTAACTCCCCTCCAACAGGACGTGTTGCAACGGTACTATTACGGAGAGGAGTCGCTGCTGCAGATAGCGTCATCTTTGCGCATCACTGTAAGCGGAGCGAAAATGCACCTGCATCGGGCAAGAGTAAAGCTGCGCCTTATCATCGAAGAAGATGTTGCAAAGCCAACACTATCCCATCAGAAACCGCGCAGGCTCCTTCGGAAACGGCAAGCAACAAAGGAACAAAGCGAATCGAGGGACGACTCGAATCCCTACCCCTCCAATCCGGAGGAGCTACCTTGA
- a CDS encoding O-antigen ligase like membrane protein, protein MIQTPFALRTKQPDSADSTGQLGGLVFVLIVGFFLPAALLPLHFVRYPTFELDGYPFTLIPHAAWGLCLLGSVALLAWYSRARSAKLGLVNASAICFCIYVLLLCSTFSSFLAGWSLFFLSQCLQGRERQLTLTTLKVLLALHVVIAYLAYALHFHQFHSPYVGYRASGLYGNPFDLTPHMLVFFFILLAELLQHPLSWRTPWRLNAPFFVLVLLLLTYTRGCYVGLAAGLGCIALFQSRPRRYVLILSAAVLIIGCFWLRSDKHISTQLLQHDNSTRTRISDWFSGLESSLSNYPWLGANALVHPSDLSNGAGIHTLISRAYDRWLEEGTQQFSYNYNIIVDYNLCIGFLHGYGAVGLTLFLLLVLALFYWLCRQLQSPDLPPTQNGLVVATLGAWTALIVTGLFDPSVFLDVELYAGLISLLLLTGLALGRRFDVIVSKSPPAV, encoded by the coding sequence GTGATTCAAACTCCTTTTGCGCTGCGCACAAAACAACCGGATTCGGCAGACTCCACAGGACAGCTGGGCGGCTTGGTCTTTGTGTTGATCGTCGGGTTCTTCCTACCTGCGGCGTTGCTGCCCCTTCACTTTGTGAGATATCCAACATTTGAACTGGATGGTTACCCCTTTACCCTGATACCCCACGCGGCTTGGGGGCTTTGTCTCCTCGGAAGTGTTGCCCTCCTTGCGTGGTACTCGCGTGCCCGATCGGCGAAACTGGGGCTAGTAAATGCCTCGGCTATCTGTTTCTGCATCTATGTGCTCCTACTTTGTTCAACCTTCTCGTCTTTTCTCGCGGGCTGGTCGCTCTTCTTTCTCTCCCAGTGTTTGCAGGGCCGCGAACGTCAGCTGACACTGACAACCCTTAAGGTGCTGCTAGCACTGCATGTGGTGATCGCCTATCTCGCCTATGCCTTGCACTTTCATCAGTTCCACTCCCCCTATGTGGGCTATCGCGCCTCCGGCCTTTATGGCAACCCCTTTGATCTGACCCCGCACATGCTTGTGTTCTTCTTTATCCTGTTAGCGGAGCTGTTGCAACATCCCCTGTCGTGGCGGACGCCTTGGCGATTGAACGCACCCTTTTTTGTGCTGGTGCTCCTTCTCTTAACCTACACCCGCGGTTGTTATGTTGGATTGGCCGCTGGCCTAGGTTGCATCGCCCTTTTTCAAAGTCGCCCACGACGCTACGTGTTGATCCTCTCCGCAGCCGTGCTGATCATAGGCTGTTTTTGGCTGCGCAGCGATAAACATATCTCCACGCAGCTGCTTCAGCACGATAACTCTACAAGAACGCGAATCTCAGACTGGTTCAGCGGGCTCGAATCCTCGCTCTCCAACTATCCCTGGCTTGGCGCTAACGCGCTCGTTCATCCCTCAGACCTCTCTAACGGGGCGGGCATTCATACCCTCATCTCTAGGGCTTACGACCGGTGGCTTGAAGAGGGCACGCAACAGTTCTCCTACAATTATAATATTATAGTAGATTATAATCTTTGCATCGGTTTCCTCCACGGCTATGGCGCGGTTGGATTGACGCTTTTTCTACTGCTCGTTCTCGCCCTTTTCTACTGGCTATGCCGACAGCTCCAATCGCCCGATCTGCCACCAACTCAAAACGGTCTCGTTGTCGCAACACTAGGCGCATGGACGGCCTTGATAGTTACGGGCCTCTTCGACCCCAGTGTGTTTCTCGACGTCGAGCTATACGCCGGCCTAATCTCTCTGCTCCTTCTAACAGGTTTGGCGCTAGGCAGGCGCTTCGATGTCATCGTGTCAAAATCGCCTCCAGCAGTGTGA
- a CDS encoding prepilin-type N-terminal cleavage/methylation domain-containing protein: MKHRAFTLIELLVVIAIIALLAALLFPVFARAREAARAAACLSNVRQVGQAVLMYAQDYDEVFCPYYSTLIYINNQSAFVSPNQFWPQLVCPYVQGNVIGHGHLGQALITDLPAIFTCPDTTPDKNSQLADCAGNGYISSYGISDDIVNWRGPDSHSGTHTPASIAAVTAPANTVLLAETFDWLCNGKQPGAALLLSYFDVSGSNIPSGSNGAWWTLAGRHSASFVRNSLSGGPTLPDPKSTNNTFFCDGHVKAMHTSTLATNGNYWSLGQNNQWP, encoded by the coding sequence ATGAAACACCGTGCATTTACCCTCATTGAGCTGCTTGTGGTTATAGCGATCATCGCACTGCTGGCTGCATTGCTCTTTCCAGTGTTCGCTAGGGCACGCGAGGCCGCCAGAGCCGCCGCCTGTCTCTCGAATGTGCGCCAAGTGGGCCAAGCCGTGCTGATGTATGCACAAGACTATGACGAGGTCTTTTGCCCCTACTACAGCACGCTTATCTACATTAACAATCAGTCGGCCTTCGTGTCCCCAAACCAGTTCTGGCCGCAACTTGTATGTCCTTACGTTCAGGGCAACGTCATCGGCCACGGTCATTTGGGGCAGGCGCTGATCACCGACCTACCGGCCATCTTTACCTGCCCAGATACCACGCCAGATAAAAACTCTCAACTGGCCGACTGCGCCGGCAACGGCTATATCTCCTCCTATGGCATTAGCGACGACATCGTCAACTGGCGCGGCCCCGATTCCCACAGCGGCACCCATACTCCCGCCTCCATCGCCGCGGTTACCGCACCAGCCAACACCGTTCTCCTAGCCGAAACTTTCGATTGGCTCTGCAACGGCAAACAGCCCGGAGCCGCCCTGTTACTCAGCTACTTCGATGTCTCCGGCTCCAATATCCCTTCCGGCTCAAACGGCGCCTGGTGGACACTCGCAGGCCGCCATAGCGCCTCCTTCGTACGCAACAGCCTCAGCGGCGGCCCCACGCTCCCCGATCCCAAATCCACCAACAACACCTTTTTCTGCGACGGACATGTTAAGGCAATGCACACCTCTACCCTCGCCACCAACGGGAACTACTGGAGCCTAGGCCAAAACAACCAATGGCCCTAA
- a CDS encoding DUF423 domain-containing protein, producing the protein MGQSSSSARNFVFLAGISGFLSVALGAFGAHGLQAHLAALQMTEVYHTAVQYHMVHTLALLGVALFMERTQPSLHLSLVGWLFIVGIILFSGSLYVLAISGIRVFGAITPLGGLCFLAGWLLLAAAALRKS; encoded by the coding sequence ATGGGGCAATCATCAAGTTCGGCGCGAAACTTTGTCTTTCTGGCTGGTATTAGCGGCTTTCTTTCGGTAGCCTTAGGCGCTTTTGGCGCGCACGGTCTGCAGGCGCATTTGGCCGCCTTACAGATGACAGAAGTCTATCATACGGCGGTCCAATACCATATGGTGCACACGTTGGCGCTTCTTGGAGTGGCTCTTTTTATGGAACGCACACAGCCCAGCCTCCACCTCTCTCTGGTCGGTTGGCTCTTCATCGTAGGTATTATTCTCTTTTCTGGCAGCCTGTACGTTCTCGCCATCTCCGGCATCAGAGTTTTCGGGGCAATTACGCCTTTAGGAGGCCTCTGCTTTCTTGCTGGCTGGTTGCTTTTAGCGGCCGCTGCGCTTCGAAAAAGCTAA
- a CDS encoding transglycosylase: MPTTINLDITTQSSKETSVGHTVLRRLGLILLPFCYLLWTESIVKDWFLSTADLYPYRLAGYITAAAFAGLALLLIARDLYKVWLGLLGFLDLLMVVGLLLHGGPSVGLWATLPTALAVAGLWHGKVRKIAWPLVALGVFAILICALPLSLRLLLLLAPALTALCLLTQRAPCELRWSLFCCLTFGLIVLVALSVLPHPLHLLQTDPFGTGLGTFQTSSFARTYLMEQGPIATISLALLLIVAGLVAFQRALLSTSQAHSYETLLAASASGTLLTLLLFNAIRPAFLTDASALGTWPLALSLALPGLTHFPKPEPSAETLTGLRARRRRLLVAAALPCDLCLMWLAAFLYHAYHLILPYRGNGKPAGYSVYVPLNHISQTMQDATIATEDGSFYENAGVDWNATDRAMRIDIRAGEIKLGGSTITQQLARNLFLTPRKTLSRKLEEILIALLMNRLLPKKRILELYLNTIDYGLGYHGIAQAAWGYFYTTPDKLTLAQSALLAGLVSHPPKPDPQLAATGEAQYVPLDKMAHWQQTALGRLSAFFGDRYTTAQLQQAARIPIDRFVRPYRDVYDRGATDFIPAHWLGVSFYSFVNPQIPASIPNVAPCLKQHLAAFLLLAHKTLGLVGIHHLGVYNDRTIRNDLAHLSAHAYGQAIDIAGFVFSNRTTMWVKDHDNPSVTPKLLKVEKLLKRHFDLVLDWQNNPSEHQTHFHCEVRGPRPPAPTPPPYMFHNSIPNSAAGF, from the coding sequence ATGCCCACCACGATCAACTTGGACATAACCACCCAATCGTCGAAAGAAACATCGGTAGGGCATACCGTGCTGCGCAGATTGGGTCTCATTCTTCTACCGTTTTGCTATCTGTTATGGACAGAAAGCATCGTGAAAGACTGGTTCCTCTCCACGGCCGATCTCTACCCGTATCGTCTTGCGGGGTATATCACGGCGGCCGCATTTGCTGGGCTTGCTCTGCTCCTCATCGCACGCGATCTCTACAAAGTTTGGCTCGGCCTGTTGGGATTCCTCGATCTGTTGATGGTCGTTGGGCTACTGCTTCATGGCGGGCCGAGCGTGGGACTTTGGGCTACCTTGCCCACCGCGCTTGCTGTCGCCGGCCTATGGCACGGCAAGGTGCGAAAGATAGCGTGGCCGCTTGTTGCTCTTGGGGTGTTCGCCATCCTCATCTGCGCGCTGCCCCTGTCCCTACGCCTCCTATTACTGCTTGCTCCCGCCCTCACCGCCCTATGTCTTCTAACCCAAAGAGCGCCATGCGAGCTCCGCTGGTCTCTGTTTTGTTGCCTCACTTTCGGTCTCATCGTTCTTGTAGCTCTCTCGGTGCTGCCGCATCCGCTCCACCTCCTTCAAACCGACCCCTTTGGCACTGGCCTCGGCACTTTTCAAACCTCTTCCTTCGCTAGAACCTATCTCATGGAGCAGGGGCCTATCGCTACCATCAGCCTTGCTCTTTTGCTGATCGTAGCTGGCCTCGTAGCATTTCAACGCGCTCTCTTATCTACATCACAGGCACACTCCTATGAAACGCTGCTCGCCGCAAGCGCCTCAGGCACGCTTTTAACGCTTCTGCTGTTTAATGCTATTCGCCCCGCTTTTCTCACCGACGCCTCAGCACTCGGCACATGGCCGCTCGCCCTCTCTCTCGCTCTGCCCGGGTTAACCCACTTCCCAAAGCCTGAACCCTCTGCAGAAACCTTGACAGGCCTTCGCGCCCGGCGACGGAGACTACTAGTGGCGGCTGCACTCCCCTGCGATCTTTGCCTAATGTGGCTTGCCGCGTTTCTGTATCATGCCTACCACCTGATCTTGCCCTACAGGGGTAACGGCAAGCCGGCGGGCTACAGCGTGTATGTGCCTCTTAACCATATCTCCCAGACCATGCAAGACGCCACGATCGCCACGGAGGACGGCTCTTTCTACGAGAACGCAGGGGTGGATTGGAACGCTACCGATCGCGCCATGCGGATAGATATTCGCGCCGGAGAGATCAAGCTTGGGGGCAGTACCATCACACAACAGCTAGCCCGCAACCTATTTCTCACGCCGCGTAAAACCCTATCCCGCAAGCTAGAGGAGATCCTTATTGCCCTGCTGATGAACCGCCTACTGCCCAAAAAGCGGATCCTTGAGCTCTATCTTAACACCATTGACTACGGCCTGGGGTATCACGGCATCGCACAAGCCGCATGGGGGTATTTCTATACCACCCCAGACAAACTCACCCTCGCCCAAAGCGCGCTGCTTGCAGGCCTTGTGTCGCATCCCCCAAAACCCGACCCTCAGCTTGCTGCTACCGGTGAAGCGCAGTATGTCCCCCTCGACAAAATGGCGCACTGGCAACAGACAGCTCTCGGTCGCCTTAGTGCCTTCTTTGGTGACCGATATACAACAGCTCAACTTCAACAGGCCGCCCGAATACCCATTGACCGCTTTGTGCGCCCCTACCGCGACGTATACGATAGAGGCGCCACCGACTTTATTCCAGCCCACTGGCTTGGAGTCTCCTTCTACAGCTTCGTGAACCCACAAATTCCTGCCTCTATCCCTAACGTGGCCCCATGCCTAAAACAACACCTTGCCGCTTTTCTACTCCTAGCCCATAAGACGCTGGGGCTCGTCGGTATTCATCATCTGGGAGTCTATAACGACCGGACGATCCGTAACGATCTCGCCCATCTCTCCGCGCATGCCTACGGTCAAGCGATAGACATAGCCGGCTTCGTTTTTTCAAACAGAACAACGATGTGGGTCAAAGATCATGACAATCCAAGTGTAACACCAAAACTCCTTAAAGTGGAAAAGCTCCTCAAACGCCACTTCGATCTTGTTTTAGACTGGCAAAATAACCCCTCAGAACACCAAACCCACTTTCACTGTGAGGTACGAGGACCGCGCCCCCCGGCGCCAACGCCCCCACCCTATATGTTTCACAACAGCATACCGAATAGCGCTGCAGGCTTCTGA
- a CDS encoding class I SAM-dependent methyltransferase, with amino-acid sequence MAHEKYVLATGDTAIERLKVVEATHGPDTQAFLKRAGLREGLHVADIGCGVGIVSQWIALQVGSSGSVIGVDASAEQTQTATQLAQKAGLTNLRFHTASAYATGLPYGTFDMVFCRFLLMHLAHPQRALREMASLLKPGGVLAVEDGDFTAVFCWPPSPAYERCFELYRAAGAQQGADFTIGRKLFSLVRDLGLHSVQVNLAQPIFAEGAQKLLPGWTIEEATENLVAAGLATREEINDICQQLRRMANDESVVFGMARMMQVWGTK; translated from the coding sequence ATGGCTCATGAAAAATACGTATTGGCCACCGGCGACACGGCCATCGAACGACTAAAGGTGGTCGAGGCCACCCACGGCCCCGACACCCAGGCCTTTCTTAAGCGTGCAGGCCTTCGAGAGGGCCTGCATGTGGCCGACATTGGGTGCGGTGTAGGGATCGTCTCCCAGTGGATCGCCCTCCAAGTGGGCTCTAGCGGCTCGGTTATCGGCGTAGATGCGAGTGCCGAGCAGACACAGACGGCCACACAGCTAGCCCAAAAGGCCGGTCTTACGAACCTCCGGTTTCATACGGCCTCAGCCTATGCCACAGGACTGCCCTATGGCACCTTTGACATGGTTTTTTGCCGCTTCTTGCTCATGCACCTTGCCCATCCTCAACGGGCGCTTCGCGAGATGGCTTCGTTGCTGAAACCAGGAGGTGTCCTGGCTGTTGAAGATGGTGATTTCACGGCGGTTTTCTGTTGGCCTCCTTCGCCCGCCTATGAACGCTGCTTCGAACTCTACCGGGCTGCCGGCGCTCAACAAGGAGCAGACTTCACCATCGGCCGCAAGCTCTTCTCCTTGGTTCGTGACCTCGGGCTTCACTCGGTTCAGGTGAACCTTGCTCAGCCCATCTTCGCAGAAGGCGCGCAAAAGCTTCTCCCAGGGTGGACAATCGAAGAGGCTACCGAGAACCTGGTAGCCGCTGGCCTTGCGACCAGAGAGGAGATTAACGATATCTGTCAGCAGCTGCGGAGAATGGCCAACGACGAAAGCGTCGTTTTTGGAATGGCGCGTATGATGCAGGTGTGGGGCACGAAATAG